A window of the Helicobacteraceae bacterium genome harbors these coding sequences:
- a CDS encoding F0F1 ATP synthase subunit A — MDARVFTFLGQLGHIFGFEHGDDYFFVYQMLAHSVLVALIIAVLAYAATRKLKSVPSGLQNALEWFVEGTHKLGADIMGEERARKYVPLICTLGLFIFVSNMIGIIPGFESPTANINITVVLALSVFIYYNFEGIRANGFLRYFGHFAGPVKALSPLMFPIEVISHLSRIISLSFRLFGNVKGDDMFLLVMLLLVPLVAPLPAFFMLFFFGLLQTFIFMILTYVYIGGAVMIEEESH, encoded by the coding sequence ATGGACGCGAGAGTATTTACTTTCTTAGGTCAATTAGGACATATTTTTGGATTCGAGCACGGCGACGACTACTTTTTTGTCTATCAAATGCTCGCGCACAGCGTGTTGGTCGCGCTGATCATAGCCGTTTTGGCTTACGCGGCGACGCGCAAACTCAAAAGCGTGCCAAGCGGTTTGCAAAACGCGCTGGAGTGGTTTGTGGAGGGAACGCATAAGCTCGGCGCGGATATTATGGGCGAGGAGCGCGCAAGAAAATACGTGCCGCTTATCTGCACGCTTGGGCTTTTCATCTTCGTTTCAAATATGATCGGTATTATTCCGGGCTTTGAGTCGCCGACGGCGAATATCAATATCACTGTGGTTCTGGCTCTGTCGGTCTTTATCTATTATAATTTCGAGGGGATACGCGCAAACGGCTTTTTGCGCTATTTCGGACACTTTGCCGGACCCGTTAAAGCGCTCTCGCCGCTTATGTTTCCGATCGAGGTTATTTCGCATCTATCGCGCATAATCTCTCTTTCGTTCCGTCTTTTTGGCAACGTAAAGGGCGACGATATGTTTTTGCTGGTTATGCTTTTGCTCGTGCCGCTTGTCGCGCCTTTGCCCGCGTTTTTTATGCTCTTTTTCTTCGGGCTTTTGCAAACTTTTATCTTTATGATTCTCACATACGTCTATATCGGCGGCGCCGTTATGATTGAAGAAGAGAGCCATTAA
- a CDS encoding thiamine phosphate synthase, which translates to MKKYLVSDPKYYSPFRFANAFARAYRLYRPDFLCLRDKRARNYALVAKRFLYLARRYKAKLILHNRRRLAKKLGADGVHLSADRAREAKLSARSGLIAIVSCHSASEARRAIKNGATLVALSPIFAVANKGAPKGVGFLNDLDPTIRKRTIALGGIISERETAALANAGVFAFASIRYFARK; encoded by the coding sequence ATGAAAAAATATCTCGTGTCCGATCCTAAGTATTATTCGCCTTTTCGTTTTGCCAACGCGTTCGCTAGAGCCTATCGCCTCTATCGTCCCGATTTTTTATGCCTGCGCGATAAGAGGGCGCGAAACTACGCCTTAGTAGCCAAACGGTTTTTGTATCTTGCCAGACGCTACAAAGCTAAGCTGATTTTGCATAACCGACGGCGTTTAGCCAAAAAGCTCGGCGCCGACGGCGTTCATCTAAGCGCCGATCGCGCGCGCGAAGCTAAACTGTCGGCGCGATCGGGGCTAATCGCGATCGTAAGCTGCCATAGCGCAAGCGAGGCGCGACGCGCGATTAAAAACGGCGCGACGCTCGTCGCGCTTTCGCCGATATTCGCCGTCGCAAACAAAGGCGCGCCGAAAGGCGTAGGCTTTCTTAACGATCTTGATCCTACAATACGCAAAAGAACAATCGCCTTAGGCGGAATAATAAGCGAGCGCGAAACGGCGGCGCTGGCAAACGCGGGCGTTTTCGCGTTTGCCTCTATTAGATACTTCGCGAGGAAATAA
- the gatB gene encoding Asp-tRNA(Asn)/Glu-tRNA(Gln) amidotransferase subunit GatB — MEFETVIGLEVHVQLNTKTKMFCSCAASFGDPPNSHTCPVCLALPGALPTPNREAFAKAARFGNAIYAKVHKTSVFDRKNYFYPDLPKGYQISQLHHPIVEAGYLTIDFDDGTQKRVGVTRAHLEEDAGKNIHDGAVSRIDLNRAGVPLLEVVSEPDMSSSDEAIRYLKKLHAIARYLDISDANMQEGSFRCDANVSIRPKGDPKLYPRVEIKNLNSFKFIQKAIEYEVSRQIEAWEDGLYQDKVWQETRLYDSVKNETRSMRGKEESADYRYFPDPDLTPVTLDEALLNEAKNLPELPDEKRARYIKDWSLSAYDAGVITSDLSLVAYFETLMRGKISPKNAAAWLTTELLGRLNKAQKTITQSPINPETLARLIERIEDKTISAKAGKEALDYLFENGGEVDAAIEKLGLTQVSDDAAIIRVIDEVLSENAANLERYKSGETKLFGFFVGQVMKRSGGKANPIKTNELLKNRIG; from the coding sequence ATGGAATTTGAAACCGTAATCGGATTAGAGGTTCACGTCCAACTCAACACCAAAACAAAAATGTTCTGCTCCTGCGCCGCAAGTTTCGGCGATCCGCCAAACTCGCATACCTGCCCCGTCTGTCTGGCTCTGCCCGGCGCGCTACCTACGCCAAACCGCGAGGCGTTCGCCAAAGCCGCCCGTTTTGGAAACGCGATCTACGCGAAGGTGCATAAGACGAGCGTTTTTGATCGCAAAAACTACTTCTACCCCGATCTGCCAAAGGGTTATCAGATCAGCCAGCTACATCATCCGATTGTGGAAGCGGGATATTTGACGATCGATTTCGACGACGGGACGCAAAAGCGCGTGGGCGTTACTCGCGCTCATTTAGAGGAAGACGCGGGCAAAAATATCCACGACGGCGCCGTTTCCAGAATCGATCTAAACCGCGCGGGCGTCCCGCTTCTGGAGGTTGTAAGCGAACCGGATATGTCAAGCTCCGACGAAGCGATTCGTTATCTTAAGAAACTGCACGCGATCGCGCGTTACCTGGACATTAGCGACGCCAATATGCAAGAAGGCTCTTTTAGGTGCGACGCAAACGTGTCGATCAGACCCAAGGGCGATCCAAAGCTCTACCCGCGCGTGGAGATAAAAAACCTTAACAGCTTTAAGTTTATTCAAAAGGCGATCGAATACGAAGTTTCAAGACAGATCGAAGCGTGGGAGGACGGGCTGTATCAAGATAAAGTCTGGCAGGAAACAAGGCTTTACGACAGCGTAAAGAACGAAACGCGATCGATGAGGGGCAAAGAGGAGTCCGCCGATTACCGATACTTCCCCGATCCCGATCTAACGCCCGTCACGCTGGACGAGGCGCTTTTAAACGAGGCGAAAAATCTGCCAGAATTACCCGACGAGAAACGCGCCCGATATATCAAAGATTGGTCGCTAAGCGCCTACGACGCGGGCGTAATTACTAGCGATTTGAGTCTCGTCGCCTATTTTGAGACGTTAATGCGCGGCAAAATATCGCCAAAAAACGCCGCCGCTTGGCTGACTACGGAGCTGCTTGGCAGACTAAATAAGGCGCAAAAGACGATTACTCAAAGTCCGATAAACCCCGAAACTTTGGCGCGGTTGATCGAACGAATAGAGGACAAAACAATTAGCGCTAAAGCGGGAAAAGAGGCGCTGGACTACCTTTTTGAAAACGGCGGAGAGGTTGACGCGGCGATCGAGAAGCTAGGATTAACGCAGGTGAGCGACGACGCGGCGATCATTCGCGTGATCGACGAGGTTTTGAGCGAAAACGCGGCGAATTTGGAGCGATATAAAAGCGGCGAAACAAAGCTGTTTGGCTTTTTTGTCGGACAGGTTATGAAGCGTAGCGGCGGCAAGGCTAATCCTATAAAAACCAACGAGTTGCTAAAAAACCGAATAGGGTAA
- a CDS encoding RidA family protein → MQIVSTPNAPEAIGPYSQAITHNGLVFASGQIALKPDGSFVGSGIADQTKQVFNNLKAVLEASGSGVDKVLKTTLFLTDIKDFALVNSLYAEFFGAHKPARSTIAVKQLPRNAMIELECVATTT, encoded by the coding sequence ATGCAAATCGTATCAACGCCGAACGCGCCCGAAGCGATCGGACCGTATTCGCAGGCGATAACGCACAACGGGCTTGTGTTCGCGAGCGGGCAGATCGCTCTTAAACCCGACGGCTCGTTTGTCGGCAGCGGCATAGCCGATCAGACAAAACAGGTATTCAACAACCTAAAAGCCGTTTTAGAGGCTTCCGGTAGCGGCGTGGACAAGGTTTTGAAAACAACGTTGTTCCTAACCGATATTAAGGATTTTGCGTTGGTTAATTCGTTATACGCGGAGTTTTTCGGCGCGCACAAACCCGCGCGAAGCACGATCGCGGTAAAGCAGCTGCCTAGAAACGCTATGATAGAGTTGGAGTGCGTCGCGACGACGACGTAA
- the nhaD gene encoding sodium:proton antiporter NhaD has translation MHEATLTTSWIGILCLIIFVIGYVCIAMEEQLHINKSKPALFIGTFMFILIGVYTFISGGESGALHDEVKGLIEEIAEIFFFLFVAMTYIETLINRNVFETLKYKLVASGFGYRKLFWLTGLLAFFISPVADNLTTALILSTVLFTIDKTRKEFLVPGAINIVVAANAGGAWSPFGDITTLMAWQAGKAPFIDFFFIFPSSIGGWLLTAWLLSRFVPDEKPNFDPSKEGAAHLRYGARAVIGLGVFTIFSAVMCEQLFHIPPMWGMMFGLSLLSIFSFYLQRFHKEDSFNVYESARHIELDTLVFFFGILAAVGALHYVGYLGLVAHAYEVIGPTWANICVGLVSAVVDNVPVMSAILKANPNMGVDQWLFIALTAGIGGSLISFGSAAGVGVMGKLRGIYTFMAHIRLAWAVALGYILSVVIWYVQFEILHWYVLTGNR, from the coding sequence ATGCATGAAGCGACTTTGACTACTAGTTGGATTGGCATACTATGCCTGATTATATTCGTAATCGGATATGTCTGTATCGCTATGGAGGAGCAGCTCCATATCAACAAATCAAAGCCCGCGCTCTTTATCGGCACGTTTATGTTTATCCTGATTGGCGTATATACGTTTATAAGCGGCGGCGAGAGCGGCGCTTTGCACGACGAGGTTAAAGGTCTGATCGAGGAGATCGCGGAGATATTTTTCTTCTTATTCGTCGCTATGACCTATATTGAAACGCTTATCAACCGCAACGTGTTCGAGACGCTTAAATACAAGCTCGTCGCAAGCGGCTTTGGCTATCGCAAGCTCTTTTGGCTAACGGGTCTGTTGGCGTTTTTCATTAGCCCCGTAGCCGATAACCTTACGACGGCGCTAATCTTATCGACCGTGCTATTTACGATCGACAAGACGCGCAAAGAGTTTCTGGTTCCGGGCGCGATCAATATAGTCGTGGCGGCGAACGCGGGCGGCGCGTGGTCTCCGTTTGGCGATATTACGACGCTTATGGCGTGGCAAGCGGGCAAAGCGCCGTTTATAGACTTTTTCTTCATTTTTCCAAGCTCGATCGGAGGCTGGCTACTCACCGCGTGGCTACTTAGCCGATTTGTGCCGGACGAAAAACCTAATTTCGATCCAAGCAAGGAGGGGGCGGCGCATTTGCGTTACGGCGCGCGCGCCGTAATAGGGCTTGGCGTTTTCACGATCTTTAGCGCCGTTATGTGCGAACAACTATTCCATATCCCGCCTATGTGGGGCATGATGTTCGGCTTGTCGCTTCTGTCGATATTCTCTTTCTATCTGCAACGTTTTCATAAAGAGGATTCCTTCAACGTCTATGAAAGCGCGCGGCATATCGAACTCGATACGCTGGTCTTTTTCTTTGGTATCCTAGCCGCCGTCGGCGCGCTCCACTATGTCGGTTATCTAGGGTTGGTCGCTCATGCCTACGAGGTAATCGGACCTACTTGGGCGAATATCTGCGTCGGTCTGGTTTCTGCGGTCGTCGATAACGTGCCTGTGATGAGCGCGATATTAAAAGCCAACCCCAATATGGGCGTTGATCAGTGGCTGTTTATAGCTTTGACGGCGGGGATCGGCGGCTCGCTTATCAGCTTTGGCAGCGCGGCTGGCGTCGGCGTGATGGGCAAACTGCGCGGGATTTACACCTTTATGGCGCATATTCGGCTTGCGTGGGCGGTGGCGCTCGGTTATATTCTTTCGGTGGTTATCTGGTATGTGCAGTTTGAGATTTTACACTGGTATGTTCTAACGGGAAACCGCTAA
- a CDS encoding metal ABC transporter permease has translation MIEILAMPFAQNALIASLLLAIAAGVVGSLVVVNRIVFLSGGIAHAAYGGVGIAFFFGFSPLLGVGAVSVLAALLMAFITLKNRRQSDMAIGVIWAIGMAIGVIFADFASGYNGDLMSYLFGSLTAIERSDLLAFCAIDAVIAIWAIVYYRKLLAIAFDDQFAASKGVRVAPLYIALLVFSSLTIVIAIRMVGLMLVIALLTIPVWIAQSYADSLWKTMIFAAILSFVFIVCGFALSIIFNVTSGAAIVLVAAAAFIVLSAAKRLAVSR, from the coding sequence ATGATTGAGATATTAGCTATGCCGTTTGCGCAAAACGCGCTGATCGCCTCGCTTTTGCTGGCGATCGCCGCGGGGGTCGTCGGCTCGCTTGTGGTGGTAAATCGGATCGTATTTTTAAGCGGCGGCATAGCGCACGCGGCATACGGCGGAGTGGGAATCGCGTTTTTCTTCGGTTTTTCGCCGTTGCTTGGCGTAGGCGCGGTTAGCGTTTTGGCGGCGCTCTTAATGGCGTTTATCACGTTAAAGAACCGCCGCCAAAGCGATATGGCGATCGGCGTGATATGGGCGATTGGAATGGCGATCGGCGTGATTTTTGCCGATTTCGCGTCCGGCTATAACGGCGATCTAATGAGCTATCTGTTCGGTTCGCTAACGGCGATCGAGCGAAGCGATCTGCTGGCGTTTTGCGCGATCGACGCGGTAATCGCGATATGGGCGATCGTCTATTACCGCAAACTGCTCGCGATCGCCTTCGACGATCAGTTCGCGGCGAGCAAAGGCGTTAGGGTCGCGCCGCTTTATATCGCGCTGCTAGTCTTTTCCTCGCTGACGATTGTAATCGCCATTCGCATGGTCGGTTTAATGCTAGTTATCGCGCTTCTGACGATTCCCGTTTGGATAGCGCAAAGCTATGCGGATAGCCTATGGAAAACAATGATTTTCGCCGCGATCTTGTCGTTTGTTTTTATCGTCTGCGGTTTTGCGCTCTCGATTATTTTCAACGTTACCAGCGGCGCGGCGATCGTATTGGTCGCCGCCGCCGCGTTTATCGTCTTATCCGCCGCGAAAAGATTAGCGGTTTCCCGTTAG
- a CDS encoding metal ABC transporter ATP-binding protein: MAAIEAREISFFRDGAWAIEDISFSVEIGEFLGIEGPNGGGKSTLIKVLAGILKPDRGEALLFGYEARKTPFQIGYMPQERGENLSFPINAIETVKMGFLPNKKPNEREALDALERLGAAGLARKKIGELSGGERARVFLARAIVGGVKALLLDEPTSCIDANGDIEIAKTLLELKKTTAIVCVSHDRSRLREDADRVITINKSVVGDEILRND, from the coding sequence ATGGCGGCGATTGAGGCGAGAGAGATTAGCTTTTTTCGCGACGGCGCTTGGGCGATCGAGGATATAAGTTTTAGCGTTGAGATCGGCGAGTTTTTAGGGATCGAAGGTCCAAACGGCGGCGGCAAAAGCACGCTAATTAAAGTCTTGGCGGGCATATTAAAACCCGATCGCGGCGAAGCGCTTTTGTTTGGATATGAAGCGCGAAAAACGCCGTTTCAGATAGGCTATATGCCCCAAGAGCGCGGCGAAAATCTTAGTTTTCCAATAAACGCAATCGAGACGGTTAAAATGGGCTTTCTTCCGAATAAAAAACCGAACGAACGCGAGGCGCTAGACGCGCTAGAGAGGCTTGGGGCGGCTGGTTTGGCGCGTAAAAAGATCGGCGAGTTAAGCGGCGGCGAGAGGGCGCGAGTGTTTTTAGCCCGCGCTATCGTCGGAGGCGTAAAGGCGCTTTTGTTGGACGAACCGACTTCGTGCATAGACGCAAACGGCGATATTGAGATCGCCAAAACGCTTCTTGAGTTAAAAAAGACGACGGCGATTGTGTGCGTAAGTCATGATCGCTCGCGTTTAAGAGAGGACGCGGATCGGGTTATTACGATCAACAAGAGCGTCGTCGGCGACGAGATATTGCGCAATGATTGA
- a CDS encoding zinc ABC transporter substrate-binding protein produces the protein MLRTLCLAALFAAIADAEIVVAVSVAPQAWLVENIGAQRTKTLVMSPPNASAHTYEPKPLQMAKLTKASAYMACGVEFEKIWLKRFEQSAPNMRVFHTDREIEKLTLTPPRYGADDDQTFNKRAAIDSHIWFSAGAMRAQALAIIDALTEIDPINAELYRTNGERTLKKIDAIHKELAARFKPYKDRAFLIHHPALGYFAREYGLRQLFIEFEGKEPKPSDFAALIKLARDEKINAVFVERGVSPKSALSLASALGVEVTPMTIMSEEWESLMRDIADALIKAFDGGD, from the coding sequence ATGTTGCGAACGCTATGTTTGGCGGCGTTGTTTGCCGCGATCGCCGACGCGGAGATAGTTGTAGCCGTCAGCGTCGCGCCTCAGGCGTGGCTGGTTGAGAATATAGGCGCGCAAAGGACAAAGACGCTCGTAATGTCGCCGCCAAACGCGAGCGCGCATACCTATGAGCCAAAACCTCTTCAAATGGCGAAACTAACTAAAGCGTCGGCGTATATGGCGTGCGGCGTGGAGTTTGAAAAAATATGGCTAAAAAGATTTGAGCAGAGCGCGCCGAATATGCGCGTGTTTCACACGGATCGAGAGATAGAGAAACTGACGCTAACGCCGCCGCGTTACGGCGCGGACGACGACCAAACTTTCAATAAACGCGCCGCGATCGACTCTCATATCTGGTTTTCGGCGGGGGCTATGCGCGCGCAAGCGTTAGCGATAATTGACGCGCTAACCGAAATCGATCCGATCAACGCCGAGCTTTACAGAACAAACGGAGAACGCACGTTAAAGAAGATTGACGCGATCCACAAAGAGCTTGCCGCGCGGTTTAAGCCGTATAAAGATCGCGCTTTTTTGATCCATCACCCCGCTTTGGGCTATTTCGCGCGCGAGTATGGTTTGCGGCAGCTTTTTATCGAATTCGAGGGCAAGGAGCCGAAGCCCTCCGATTTTGCCGCGCTGATCAAGTTAGCTAGAGACGAAAAGATAAACGCGGTTTTCGTCGAGCGCGGCGTTTCGCCTAAAAGCGCGCTATCGCTGGCTTCCGCGCTTGGAGTCGAGGTAACGCCTATGACGATTATGAGCGAGGAGTGGGAAAGTTTAATGCGCGACATAGCCGACGCGCTGATCAAGGCGTTTGATGGCGGCGATTGA
- a CDS encoding zinc ABC transporter substrate-binding protein: protein MIRSIFFLLALSFSFAQAKLVVAVSVPPQAWLVKQIAGDLVDVIVIAPKNAGALTYEPKQAQIASLTKADIYLSCGVDFEKTWLDRFKSAAPQLKVYATDGGFVRLKTNGADDTRVWLSATAMRVQAQAIVRALSESDPSNMGKYQINGMKLFQTIDRVKAQIASLLAPYYNKAFLVYSPALGYIANDYRLRQIAVEFRGEPKPAEISELKNVVETEKITVLFVPDGISAKAAQTVSQNLKLSVVTVGIVEDDWEAMMHAIAVNLITAFN, encoded by the coding sequence ATGATACGCTCTATATTTTTCCTGTTAGCTTTATCGTTTTCGTTCGCTCAGGCAAAACTTGTCGTCGCCGTGAGCGTTCCGCCTCAGGCGTGGCTCGTAAAACAGATCGCGGGCGATCTCGTCGATGTGATTGTGATCGCGCCGAAAAACGCCGGCGCTCTTACCTATGAGCCTAAACAGGCGCAAATAGCGAGTTTGACGAAAGCGGATATATATCTTTCCTGTGGCGTCGATTTTGAAAAGACGTGGCTTGATCGTTTCAAAAGCGCCGCGCCGCAGTTAAAAGTTTACGCTACCGACGGAGGCTTTGTAAGACTGAAAACCAACGGCGCGGACGATACGCGCGTTTGGCTTTCCGCTACGGCTATGCGCGTTCAGGCGCAGGCGATTGTTAGAGCGCTTAGCGAGAGCGATCCGTCAAATATGGGCAAGTATCAGATAAACGGCATGAAGCTATTTCAAACAATTGATCGCGTCAAAGCGCAAATCGCCTCGCTGTTGGCGCCGTATTACAACAAGGCGTTTTTGGTATATTCGCCGGCGCTCGGTTACATCGCGAACGATTATAGGTTGCGGCAGATCGCGGTTGAATTTAGAGGGGAGCCGAAGCCCGCCGAGATTAGCGAGCTGAAAAACGTCGTCGAGACCGAGAAGATCACCGTGTTGTTTGTTCCGGACGGAATCTCCGCTAAAGCCGCGCAAACCGTTTCTCAAAATTTGAAGCTAAGCGTCGTAACGGTTGGAATTGTAGAAGACGACTGGGAGGCGATGATGCACGCTATCGCCGTGAATTTAATCACCGCGTTTAACTAG